The following coding sequences are from one Bifidobacterium sp. window:
- the lpdA gene encoding dihydrolipoyl dehydrogenase, protein MSDVKEDQQEQQPREHSSARHADVAIIGAGPGGYSAALRSSELGKSVILIERDAVVGGTCLNRGCIPTKALITAVSAIGEAQHAQSLGINLELHGLDFGKLREHREHMVSTMTEGLSGLLKHRNIDVIQGEASIESVGTIHVTNESDTVEVTADDIIIATGSRPRPLPNLPFSHVILDSDHALTLDTFPSSAVIIGSGAIGLEFASLWNTAGCKVTLLARKDRVLSQWSKRSGVMLGRELKRQGVNVITKASCTGIDTGENLGATVHYTNGDGDNSSVEADVVLVAIGRDAATDADWFAKLGIETTDRGLISTDDLGQSSVRHIWAVGDITPGHQLAHRAFEQGITVAEAIAGLQPRPVNNDTIPQIVFSTPEAAAVGLTLQAAQDNDNYESVSETTIPLMSNARVLMTGQGGSLSVVTGCERSEPDTQLVLGAQIIGPHASEIIAEVEQLVGNHIALSDAARLIHPHPTFGEALGESLLKADGRPLHVR, encoded by the coding sequence ATGAGCGACGTCAAGGAAGATCAGCAAGAGCAACAACCTAGAGAACACTCGAGTGCACGTCACGCAGATGTTGCCATAATCGGCGCTGGCCCAGGAGGGTATTCAGCCGCATTGCGCTCTAGTGAACTAGGCAAAAGCGTTATCCTCATCGAACGTGATGCTGTGGTGGGTGGCACCTGTCTGAATCGCGGTTGCATACCCACCAAGGCTCTGATTACTGCAGTAAGTGCTATCGGCGAAGCACAGCATGCGCAGAGTTTGGGCATCAACTTAGAACTTCATGGCCTTGATTTCGGTAAGCTTCGTGAGCACAGAGAGCATATGGTCAGCACCATGACCGAGGGCTTATCAGGATTACTTAAACACCGCAACATCGATGTGATTCAAGGCGAAGCAAGCATCGAAAGCGTTGGCACCATACATGTCACCAACGAGAGCGACACTGTTGAGGTCACTGCTGATGACATTATTATCGCCACGGGTTCGCGTCCTCGGCCACTCCCCAATCTTCCCTTCTCCCATGTGATACTCGACTCTGACCACGCTCTGACCTTAGACACTTTCCCCTCGAGCGCTGTCATTATCGGCTCAGGCGCTATCGGTCTCGAATTTGCAAGTCTGTGGAACACAGCTGGCTGCAAAGTCACATTATTAGCCCGCAAAGATAGGGTGTTATCACAGTGGAGTAAACGCTCTGGTGTAATGCTAGGACGTGAACTTAAACGTCAAGGGGTCAATGTCATTACGAAAGCCTCATGCACCGGCATTGACACTGGCGAAAACCTTGGTGCCACCGTTCACTACACCAACGGTGACGGTGACAACTCATCAGTCGAAGCAGACGTTGTTCTCGTAGCTATCGGCAGAGATGCAGCAACAGATGCTGATTGGTTTGCCAAGTTGGGCATAGAAACTACTGATCGAGGACTGATATCCACCGATGATTTAGGACAAAGTAGCGTGCGTCATATCTGGGCTGTTGGCGATATCACACCTGGTCATCAGCTCGCTCATCGTGCTTTTGAACAAGGAATCACTGTCGCGGAGGCAATCGCAGGATTGCAGCCTCGTCCGGTGAACAATGACACTATCCCTCAAATAGTTTTTTCTACACCAGAAGCAGCTGCAGTAGGTCTTACTCTCCAAGCCGCGCAAGATAATGACAACTACGAGAGCGTGAGTGAAACCACAATCCCCTTGATGTCGAATGCACGAGTTCTGATGACGGGGCAAGGAGGCTCACTGTCAGTAGTCACCGGATGCGAACGCTCCGAACCAGATACTCAATTGGTCTTAGGTGCACAGATTATTGGGCCTCATGCTAGCGAAATCATCGCTGAAGTTGAACAACTTGTTGGTAATCACATAGCGTTGTCGGATGCTGCACGCCTGATTCATCCACATCCCACTTTTGGTGAAGCACTCGGTGAGAGCCTGCTCAAAGCCGATGGCCGTCCTCTACACGTACGCTGA
- a CDS encoding DUF3043 domain-containing protein, producing the protein MTWNPFKRGADEDAQVQIPQAEVDNSSTGKGHPTPKRKQVEAENLRPIVPKDRKASRKVERDKLRVKQNEEYDAMRNGDVRHMPAAERIPWRIYIRDYIDARWNLAEFFIPVAFVILIGSMAVTAFYPILSMPLLILMYAYLLAAVVDIALMWRKLKAKLVEKYGDRAVAKGSRSATYAWSRALQLRRWRMPRPRSPKRGNWPK; encoded by the coding sequence ATGACATGGAACCCATTTAAACGCGGCGCCGACGAGGACGCCCAAGTGCAAATCCCGCAGGCTGAAGTGGACAACAGCTCCACAGGTAAGGGACATCCAACACCTAAACGCAAGCAGGTCGAAGCAGAAAATCTCAGGCCTATTGTCCCCAAAGATCGCAAAGCCAGCAGGAAGGTAGAGCGAGATAAGCTGCGAGTAAAGCAAAACGAAGAATATGATGCTATGCGCAATGGTGATGTCAGGCATATGCCGGCCGCAGAGCGCATCCCATGGCGCATCTACATCCGCGATTATATTGATGCGCGATGGAACCTCGCTGAATTCTTCATCCCAGTCGCATTCGTAATTTTAATTGGCTCTATGGCAGTGACAGCTTTCTATCCAATACTTTCCATGCCTCTGCTCATCCTCATGTATGCCTATCTTCTAGCGGCAGTTGTCGATATCGCGTTAATGTGGAGAAAGCTCAAAGCTAAGCTCGTTGAAAAATATGGTGATCGTGCCGTTGCAAAGGGTTCGCGATCTGCTACCTATGCGTGGTCTCGTGCATTGCAGTTGCGCCGTTGGCGTATGCCACGCCCTCGTAGCCCTAAGAGGGGAAACTGGCCTAAGTAA
- a CDS encoding dipeptidase, with translation MAKLDSNELRARVQSDWNRIVTLLSNKVACASVSAKGITGEHMKRSAQFVADEFTQLGLDAHVVQSQNADGTAGAYEVVGSRMVDPKAPTVLLYAHHDVQPVPDPSQWETDPFVAVEKDDRLYGRGSADDGGGIAIHSGTLKALGDDLGVNVKIFFEGEEEMGSPSFIPFIEQHQKEFEADVIIVADSGNWSAEVPSLTTSLRGNTTMDVTVRVLGHPVHSGQFGGPILDANTLAAMLIASLYNESGELAVPGIVAQEPVGGLQRDLDEDTLRNDAATVEGLQFAGTGSLASRLWTKPSLTVIGVDAHPVEGSFNVLADSARFRLSLRTAPSQRPEEAQQALSAFLIDHAPFGAEVTVDPLDNGMGWAMDPDADAVKIAEQAMHEAFATEVINKGEGGSIPFIPELQRIFPHAQVLVTGPEDPKSNAHSPNESISLSGLRNNIITEALLLDRLAG, from the coding sequence ATGGCTAAGTTAGATAGCAATGAGCTTCGTGCTCGAGTACAAAGCGATTGGAATCGGATTGTGACTTTGCTTTCCAACAAAGTCGCTTGTGCATCGGTTTCTGCAAAAGGTATTACCGGTGAACATATGAAGCGTTCAGCACAGTTTGTTGCTGACGAGTTCACCCAGTTGGGATTGGACGCGCATGTGGTGCAGTCGCAAAATGCCGATGGCACTGCGGGAGCGTATGAAGTAGTCGGCTCTCGAATGGTGGATCCCAAAGCACCTACCGTCCTGTTGTATGCACATCATGATGTGCAGCCTGTTCCTGACCCGAGTCAGTGGGAGACTGATCCCTTCGTCGCTGTTGAGAAGGATGACCGTTTATATGGTCGAGGATCTGCCGACGATGGCGGTGGCATCGCAATTCACTCAGGCACGCTTAAAGCTTTGGGCGACGATCTCGGTGTTAATGTGAAAATCTTCTTTGAAGGTGAAGAAGAAATGGGTTCACCAAGCTTTATACCGTTTATCGAACAACACCAAAAAGAGTTTGAAGCAGATGTAATTATTGTTGCAGATTCAGGTAACTGGTCTGCTGAAGTGCCAAGCCTAACTACCTCGCTGCGAGGCAATACCACTATGGATGTGACAGTGCGTGTGCTTGGACATCCGGTTCATTCTGGTCAGTTCGGAGGTCCTATATTAGACGCCAATACTCTTGCTGCCATGTTGATTGCTAGTTTGTATAACGAGTCTGGTGAGCTCGCAGTGCCAGGAATTGTTGCTCAGGAACCTGTTGGTGGCCTGCAGCGTGATCTTGATGAAGATACTCTGCGCAATGATGCAGCAACTGTTGAAGGACTGCAGTTTGCAGGAACAGGCTCTTTAGCTTCCAGACTGTGGACAAAGCCAAGTCTTACAGTCATTGGGGTTGATGCTCATCCAGTTGAAGGTTCTTTCAACGTGCTTGCAGATTCGGCGAGATTTAGACTTTCATTACGTACAGCTCCCTCGCAGCGGCCAGAAGAGGCTCAACAAGCTTTGTCAGCATTCCTGATTGACCATGCGCCTTTTGGTGCGGAAGTCACAGTCGATCCTTTGGATAATGGTATGGGTTGGGCGATGGACCCTGATGCTGATGCAGTGAAAATTGCTGAACAGGCGATGCACGAGGCATTCGCTACTGAAGTCATCAATAAGGGTGAGGGTGGTTCAATTCCGTTTATTCCCGAATTGCAGCGTATCTTCCCTCATGCGCAGGTGCTGGTAACTGGTCCTGAGGATCCGAAGTCTAACGCCCATAGCCCGAACGAGTCCATATCGTTATCTGGATTGCGTAACAATATCATCACCGAAGCTTTGCTTCTTGACCGTCTGGCTGGCTGA
- a CDS encoding ECF transporter S component: MTSTASTSIRPILRWRVVDIAVASVIGVASSLIYWLVALISTGPWNFLEAVIPGFGGIINGLWLFAGPLAAVIVRKPGAAVYAEVVAAVLEALMGNMWGGGSTFVIGLVQGLMAELAFVIVMYRKWNPLTLIFSGVLSGIGCWGYSFFTNLQAIDWGGSYGIIYLLSTVISGAVIAGILMWYLYVAIAKTGALDHFASGREVRGVSD; encoded by the coding sequence ATGACTTCAACAGCATCGACATCTATACGACCAATATTGCGTTGGCGCGTAGTTGATATAGCAGTTGCTTCAGTAATCGGTGTTGCCAGCTCTCTGATTTATTGGCTGGTTGCATTAATCTCTACAGGTCCGTGGAACTTCTTAGAGGCCGTGATTCCTGGATTCGGTGGAATCATTAACGGCCTATGGCTTTTTGCAGGTCCTCTTGCAGCCGTCATTGTGCGTAAACCTGGTGCAGCAGTGTATGCAGAAGTGGTTGCTGCCGTGCTCGAGGCTCTGATGGGCAATATGTGGGGAGGCGGGTCAACATTTGTCATCGGCCTTGTACAAGGTCTGATGGCAGAACTTGCCTTTGTAATAGTGATGTATCGCAAGTGGAATCCCTTGACTTTGATTTTCTCGGGTGTCCTTTCGGGAATTGGATGCTGGGGATATTCCTTCTTTACCAATCTCCAAGCTATCGATTGGGGCGGTTCCTACGGCATTATTTATCTACTCTCAACGGTTATTTCAGGAGCCGTCATTGCCGGTATTCTTATGTGGTATCTCTATGTAGCGATTGCCAAAACTGGTGCTTTGGATCATTTTGCCTCAGGACGTGAAGTGCGTGGTGTCAGCGATTAA
- a CDS encoding ATP-binding cassette domain-containing protein, which translates to MAATPDESSQQHLHSEADVSPDAAASLTFEHWGYKHASRRHFAVRDLNLHIAAGERVLLLGASGIGKSTILEAAAGLIGGDGGDDGETTTVSDGDVSTASGNSQLNVPNSLKTQGAADAPVTAQSTEFATTTTIEAVIDADGGLTEGRVLVGTRSVHKAIGSVGLVLQDPDAQAIFQRLGDNVAFGPENLNVPRTEIWDRTRDSLTAVGMNELKLTHSVLHLSGGQMQRSALAGALAMRPGVLLLDEPTANLDPDGVQQIVGAVEDVVRERACTMVLVEHHAGPWINMIDRVVVLGLESEHSIDTESARNSSPVSTQDVEHSDDDIDRTAFRKTIIVADGSPEEVFTDEALDFAELGIWVPERFRRSDDAITAIHTPDEPQYSATTGEGQALLNTRNLSIGRNNIAIAQSINLSFYPGQITALVGPNGVGKSTLSLTLAGLLKAVDGEVVASPELARDLEHTDPYSWKSSDLASRISYVFQNPEHQFAKGTVMEEMMLAPLRSGMSEADAKARAHDLLQRFNLLRYAQVNPYTLSGGEKRRLTVASALAAAPRVLLLDEPTFGQDRRTWMQIVKLIHSLRSDGVSIIVITHDRDLVIALDAKLVELTTQTSEASWNESIGSASIDSAVAHHDSPATAGAATSEATVLSKESTDHTDADALAPISKAVSDAELTSLVVSPMNTRDEPEKPSSRSPFLASLNPAFRVIGGLLATLPLLISLDWVSATVSLTLEFVLLMIAGIAPWHVVRSAWPLFIGAPGSAVAVLLYGKSGGDTLWQWGLIHVTDRSVDLAIATALRILAIGIPAIITVLGIDATDLADAFSQVLHLPDRFVYGGLAGMRLFTVLQDDWSALTASRRSRGLGDDSAIRTFFPQAFALLVLSIRRSTTLATAMQARGFGGAGQRSHARVSAYGIRDYGFLALSLSIPVIALIAAAYFGTFTFFGG; encoded by the coding sequence ATGGCTGCGACCCCCGATGAGTCTTCCCAACAACATCTGCATAGTGAAGCGGATGTGTCACCAGATGCCGCTGCATCCTTAACCTTTGAACATTGGGGTTATAAGCATGCTTCACGTCGTCACTTTGCGGTTCGGGATCTCAATCTGCACATTGCGGCGGGGGAGCGAGTGTTGCTACTTGGCGCTTCAGGAATTGGTAAATCAACAATTCTTGAAGCAGCTGCGGGTTTGATTGGTGGCGATGGTGGCGATGATGGCGAAACTACAACAGTCTCTGATGGTGATGTTTCTACTGCTTCTGGTAACAGTCAGCTCAACGTGCCCAATTCGCTCAAGACTCAAGGTGCAGCGGACGCCCCTGTTACAGCACAATCTACCGAGTTTGCAACTACCACAACGATTGAAGCTGTGATTGACGCTGATGGGGGCTTAACTGAAGGACGAGTGCTAGTAGGAACACGTAGTGTTCACAAAGCTATCGGGAGCGTAGGGCTAGTACTGCAAGATCCTGATGCTCAGGCAATATTTCAGCGTCTTGGCGACAACGTTGCTTTCGGACCTGAGAACCTGAACGTCCCACGAACGGAGATCTGGGATCGTACACGAGATAGCCTTACTGCTGTCGGTATGAACGAGCTCAAACTCACTCACTCGGTATTGCACCTCAGCGGTGGACAGATGCAGCGAAGTGCACTTGCTGGAGCTCTCGCTATGCGACCTGGTGTGCTGCTTCTCGACGAGCCGACAGCGAATCTCGATCCCGATGGTGTGCAGCAAATTGTAGGTGCTGTTGAAGATGTAGTGCGAGAGCGAGCCTGCACTATGGTGCTTGTGGAGCATCATGCTGGCCCGTGGATTAATATGATTGACAGGGTTGTCGTGCTGGGCTTGGAGTCAGAGCATTCAATAGATACTGAGAGTGCACGCAACTCTTCACCAGTTTCTACACAAGATGTTGAACACTCTGATGACGATATTGACCGCACCGCTTTTCGTAAAACTATTATCGTTGCAGATGGCAGTCCCGAAGAAGTATTCACTGACGAGGCACTGGATTTTGCCGAACTCGGCATCTGGGTTCCTGAACGTTTCCGCCGCAGTGACGATGCTATTACTGCAATACACACCCCTGACGAGCCTCAATATTCTGCGACCACTGGTGAGGGTCAAGCGCTTCTGAATACAAGAAACTTATCTATAGGACGCAACAATATTGCGATTGCTCAATCCATTAATCTCAGTTTTTATCCAGGGCAGATAACCGCGTTAGTTGGTCCAAATGGAGTCGGAAAATCAACCTTGTCACTGACTCTAGCGGGTCTGCTTAAAGCAGTTGATGGTGAAGTAGTTGCATCACCAGAATTAGCTCGAGACCTTGAGCACACAGATCCATATTCATGGAAATCTAGTGATCTGGCTTCGCGTATTTCCTATGTCTTCCAGAATCCAGAGCATCAGTTTGCTAAGGGAACAGTTATGGAAGAGATGATGCTTGCGCCCCTGCGATCAGGCATGTCTGAAGCCGATGCCAAGGCTAGAGCACATGATTTGCTGCAACGTTTTAATTTGCTGCGGTATGCACAGGTTAATCCCTATACACTTTCGGGCGGCGAGAAGCGTCGTCTGACAGTTGCATCAGCACTTGCGGCTGCACCCCGTGTGTTGTTGCTGGATGAACCTACCTTCGGGCAAGATCGTCGCACATGGATGCAGATTGTTAAGTTGATACATTCGCTGCGTTCAGATGGAGTGAGCATTATCGTTATCACGCATGATCGCGATTTGGTTATTGCGTTGGATGCGAAGCTTGTCGAACTGACCACACAAACGAGTGAAGCTTCTTGGAATGAATCAATTGGTAGTGCATCAATTGACAGTGCAGTAGCACATCATGATTCGCCAGCGACTGCTGGTGCCGCTACATCAGAAGCAACTGTCCTGTCGAAAGAATCCACGGATCACACAGATGCTGATGCCCTTGCTCCAATATCTAAGGCAGTATCTGATGCAGAGCTAACAAGTTTAGTCGTGAGCCCTATGAATACCCGAGATGAGCCTGAGAAACCTTCGAGTCGTTCACCATTCTTGGCCTCATTAAACCCTGCATTCCGTGTAATCGGTGGGCTGCTAGCAACACTGCCGCTGCTAATAAGTTTGGACTGGGTCTCGGCTACGGTTTCTTTGACTTTGGAATTCGTGTTGCTGATGATTGCTGGCATCGCTCCATGGCATGTGGTGCGTTCAGCTTGGCCGTTATTTATTGGAGCACCTGGATCAGCAGTGGCTGTGTTACTCTACGGGAAAAGCGGTGGAGATACCTTATGGCAGTGGGGTTTGATTCACGTTACTGATCGCTCTGTGGATTTGGCTATAGCAACTGCATTGAGGATCTTGGCAATAGGTATCCCAGCGATTATCACAGTGCTTGGTATTGACGCCACTGATCTCGCTGATGCTTTTAGTCAGGTGCTCCATTTACCTGACCGATTCGTGTATGGTGGCTTGGCAGGTATGAGACTGTTTACCGTGCTACAAGATGATTGGAGTGCTCTTACCGCATCCCGAAGGTCGCGTGGTCTCGGTGACGACAGCGCTATACGAACTTTCTTCCCGCAAGCTTTTGCACTCTTAGTATTATCTATTCGTCGCTCCACAACTCTCGCCACGGCAATGCAAGCTAGAGGATTCGGAGGGGCTGGGCAGAGAAGTCATGCCAGAGTTTCTGCGTATGGTATTCGTGATTACGGTTTTCTGGCGCTGTCATTAAGCATTCCAGTAATTGCGCTGATTGCAGCTGCCTATTTCGGAACATTCACCTTTTTTGGGGGATGA
- a CDS encoding superoxide dismutase, whose amino-acid sequence MPEYTLPELPYDYSALEPFISGKIMELHHDKHHQTYVTGANKALEQIHDAAESGNVENSNLFEKNLAFNLAGHKNHTIFWKNMAPADGQEPEGELRAAIDDQFGSFEGFKKYFASMCAGIQGSGWAVLAWDSLGEKLVTLQMYDHQGNLPVTVFPLILLDLWEHAYYLDYLNVRPDYVKAWWNVVNWDDAAARFDEVRNLNTILAR is encoded by the coding sequence ATGCCCGAATATACTTTGCCAGAACTTCCTTATGATTACTCGGCATTGGAGCCATTTATCTCAGGGAAGATTATGGAGCTTCATCATGACAAGCATCACCAGACTTATGTCACTGGTGCTAATAAAGCTCTTGAGCAGATTCACGATGCAGCTGAATCTGGCAACGTCGAAAATTCAAATCTCTTTGAGAAGAACTTGGCTTTCAATCTCGCAGGGCACAAGAATCACACCATTTTTTGGAAGAATATGGCGCCTGCTGACGGACAAGAGCCAGAAGGTGAGCTCAGAGCTGCTATTGATGATCAGTTTGGCTCATTCGAAGGCTTCAAGAAGTACTTTGCTTCAATGTGCGCAGGCATTCAGGGTTCAGGCTGGGCAGTGCTCGCGTGGGATTCACTAGGCGAGAAACTGGTGACTTTGCAGATGTACGATCATCAAGGCAATCTGCCCGTTACTGTATTCCCTCTGATTCTGCTTGATCTGTGGGAGCACGCTTACTATCTCGATTATCTGAACGTTCGACCAGATTACGTTAAGGCATGGTGGAACGTAGTGAATTGGGATGATGCTGCAGCTCGTTTCGACGAGGTTCGCAATCTCAATACCATTCTTGCGCGATAA
- a CDS encoding ABC transporter ATP-binding protein: MSSTTDSTATHTQPSAQTSDKANTTATLELKKVSYAYTKGGKKVLHDISYAFNSGSVYSITGPSGAGKTTLLSLISGLASPTEGQVIYQGKDLAKQNRYDFRSHDIGVIFQSFNLLPSLTVSENIVLSMDASGKHFDEPKKKIAEELLSEVHLPAEYANERILHLSGGEQQRVAIARALSYEPEVIVADEPTGNLDLNTQNDIMDIFRDLAHEHGKCVIIVTHSPEVAQRSDEVFQLAPLRKRPAGKKATASNSKR; the protein is encoded by the coding sequence ATGAGTTCGACAACAGACTCAACAGCGACACACACACAACCATCCGCCCAAACTTCTGACAAGGCCAACACAACAGCCACATTGGAATTGAAGAAAGTTTCTTACGCTTATACCAAGGGCGGTAAGAAAGTTCTTCACGATATTAGTTACGCCTTCAACAGCGGTTCTGTGTACTCAATCACTGGGCCTTCAGGAGCAGGAAAAACCACTCTGCTCTCCCTGATTTCAGGACTTGCATCACCCACTGAAGGACAAGTAATTTATCAAGGAAAAGACCTCGCCAAACAAAATCGTTATGATTTTCGTAGCCACGATATAGGAGTGATTTTCCAGAGTTTTAATTTACTGCCTTCCTTAACCGTCAGTGAAAACATTGTGCTCTCAATGGATGCCTCTGGAAAACATTTTGATGAACCTAAAAAGAAAATCGCTGAAGAGCTACTCAGCGAAGTACACCTTCCTGCGGAGTATGCCAATGAAAGAATTCTGCATCTTTCAGGAGGCGAGCAACAACGCGTAGCCATCGCACGCGCACTGAGTTACGAACCTGAAGTAATCGTCGCTGATGAGCCCACAGGTAATCTGGATCTCAACACACAGAACGACATTATGGATATTTTCCGTGATCTCGCTCACGAGCACGGTAAGTGCGTCATCATCGTGACGCATAGCCCCGAGGTGGCACAACGTTCGGATGAAGTATTCCAGTTGGCACCGCTTCGTAAGCGTCCTGCAGGGAAGAAAGCAACAGCTTCCAACAGCAAACGCTAA
- a CDS encoding ABC transporter permease, with product MFVFKNAWKSVIRNKGRNILIAIIVAIIAAAATIGLSIRQAANTARETGLENTSVTGQISVDRSKLINASSTSSSSSSSSQPDFSAIRKALSDKELTLSDYQKYAKLSSVSSSYYTETASLAKTDSFQPVSTTSSSDSSSSSSSSSSSSNSQQNPGGGMGGGGMESTTTSGDFQLVGFSSDQAVKNAANGTFSMSSGEVFDYDSNSDNEVIISKSLADFNNLKVGSTISVENSSDSSKTYTLKVIGIYKNTTETTTSMGGPGNSTASDPANAIYASVATLKALGLDASSTVTTTDSSGTSTTSAAADISYTYVFSDESAYDTFKTQATKAGLSSDYSVSSSDVEEYESSLVPLNNLSQFAVTLLLIVLGVGAVVLIVLSLFNVRERKYEVGVLTAMGVKKTKVAAQFAIELLIVTMIGLGVGAIAGAATSVPVSNQLLASQVAQQESESSSQQAQFGRGMQAGSNSGSSSSRSSSNSSSSGSSSNSGAQAAPTQGNGGPGQISTQAVNYVSSINSTVSLSMVGQLVLIGLGLTLLSALVGVIFVMRYEPLQILADRS from the coding sequence ATGTTCGTGTTCAAGAATGCTTGGAAGAGCGTTATACGCAATAAAGGGCGCAACATACTTATCGCCATCATCGTGGCAATCATTGCTGCAGCAGCCACCATAGGACTGTCCATCCGACAGGCAGCGAACACTGCTAGAGAAACTGGCCTTGAAAACACGAGCGTTACTGGTCAGATTAGCGTTGATAGAAGCAAACTCATCAACGCATCGAGCACCAGCAGTTCTTCGAGCAGCAGCAGCCAGCCAGATTTCAGCGCTATACGAAAGGCACTGAGCGACAAGGAACTCACGCTGAGCGACTACCAGAAATACGCCAAGCTGAGCTCAGTCTCATCGTCGTATTACACAGAAACCGCTTCTCTGGCCAAAACCGATTCGTTCCAACCAGTTTCGACGACTTCGAGCTCTGATTCCAGCTCAAGTTCCAGTTCAAGTTCCTCAAGCTCAAACTCACAACAAAACCCTGGCGGCGGCATGGGCGGCGGAGGTATGGAATCAACTACTACCTCTGGTGACTTTCAACTTGTAGGGTTCTCTTCTGATCAAGCTGTTAAGAACGCCGCAAACGGTACTTTTAGTATGAGCTCAGGTGAGGTATTCGATTATGATTCCAATTCCGATAATGAAGTCATCATCTCCAAATCACTTGCAGATTTCAACAATCTCAAGGTTGGCAGCACTATCAGCGTTGAAAACTCGAGCGATTCCAGCAAAACCTATACATTGAAGGTTATTGGTATTTATAAGAACACCACTGAAACAACTACCTCAATGGGAGGGCCGGGTAACTCTACAGCTAGCGATCCTGCGAATGCTATTTATGCCTCGGTCGCAACGCTGAAAGCCTTAGGACTTGATGCTTCTAGCACTGTCACCACCACAGATTCATCGGGTACCAGCACCACGTCTGCAGCAGCAGATATTAGTTACACCTACGTGTTCAGCGATGAGAGCGCTTATGACACTTTCAAAACTCAAGCCACTAAAGCTGGTCTAAGCAGCGATTACTCAGTGTCATCATCGGATGTTGAAGAATATGAGTCTAGCTTGGTGCCATTGAACAACCTCTCGCAATTTGCAGTGACATTGCTGCTTATTGTTTTGGGTGTTGGCGCTGTGGTGTTGATTGTGCTCAGTCTCTTCAACGTCAGAGAACGAAAATACGAGGTTGGCGTCTTAACTGCTATGGGCGTGAAAAAGACTAAGGTTGCCGCTCAATTCGCTATAGAGCTGTTAATCGTCACGATGATTGGTTTGGGTGTGGGTGCTATTGCCGGTGCAGCAACATCTGTTCCTGTTTCAAACCAACTTTTGGCAAGTCAGGTTGCGCAGCAGGAAAGTGAAAGCAGCAGTCAGCAGGCTCAGTTCGGTCGTGGTATGCAGGCCGGTTCTAACTCGGGCAGTTCTAGCAGTAGATCAAGTTCAAATTCGAGCAGTAGCGGTTCCAGTTCCAACTCGGGCGCTCAGGCCGCTCCTACTCAGGGCAACGGTGGACCTGGTCAAATCAGTACACAAGCCGTGAACTATGTATCGTCAATCAATTCAACTGTGAGCCTTTCTATGGTTGGCCAGCTCGTTCTGATTGGTTTAGGTCTTACCTTACTTTCGGCACTGGTTGGAGTGATATTCGTTATGAGATACGAACCCCTGCAAATATTGGCGGATCGCTCGTAA